CCATTCAAAATATCTCGATTAAAATCTAAATCATCTACAACAAGTATCTTTTTTGGCTTTTCCATTTTGTAAAATACCTTTTGTTAAATTTGCAAATTGATAGGATATCTAACCATAAAAACAGTTCCAGCATCTTTTGATGTTTTGTAATCGACTTTACCTTTTAAATATTCTTCTGTAAATAATTTTACTGAATAAGTTCCAAGACCTCTTCCAGTGCCTTTCGTTGAAAATGATCTCTTAAAAATCTGGAGTTGAACAGATTGAGCCATACATCCATTATTATGCACAAAAAACTCAATCTCATTATCGTGACTTTTACATCCAATAGTTACAGCATCTCCGCTATTTATTGCTTCTAATGCATTTTTTATCAAATTACCAAGCACTCTTTGAATTAATTTTTTATCGCTAAAAAAAACTATGGCTTCTGATTTTGAGTCTATGACGATCTTTTTTTCCAATGACACCGGATTTCTTGAATAAATATCTTTTATCTGCTTTAATAGCATTACACTTGTAATAGGAACAATATTTACATAAAGCTCATTATTTTCAGCATTTAAAAGATCTTTTTGGGATTCTATTTCTCCTATTATTTCATCAGCTATCAAATCAATATTTTTATGGTATTTTGATACTTTCTCCTTTGGAAAATCATAACCAGATATAAGGCTAATATATCCTTTAAGACCGCCAGCAAGATTTAAAATATCATGAAAAAATACCCGCTCTAAAACCTTTCTTCTTTTTTCATGACTAATGTCAATGCCTGTAAAAAGAAGAAAATTTTCCCCATTAAATTGAAATGGCTTTGTTTTTACCTTTAAATCGATAGATGTTTGTTCTTCACCTTTTTTTCGAACTATTCTGCATTCATTTGAGCAAATCTGGCCTTTTTGGCTTAATAATATTGCCTGCAAAGCTCCACATTTTGTACAAAAAGGAGTCATTCCGCAACCGCCAAGGCATTTATCTGCATGCATGCAGCTTAAAGCATCACCAGGTCTTAATCCGATTAATTTATTTTTATTTTCTATTCCAAGAATATCTAACATTATTTGATTTGAATATACTATCTGTCTTTTATCATTAAGAACAAGAACCATTTCAAGCATATAATCCATTAAGTTAAAAGGTTCTCCAAAATTTAAAAAATAATCAGATTGTCTTTTAAGATCTTCTATGCTCGCCTTTTCTGATGGAGGGCATTCAACAACAATATCATTACCATTCATTTAACTTTAGTCCCAATAGTTTTAGGAAATATTTAATAATCGTTGCTTTAACCTTTGAAATTCATCTTCATCAATAATATTCTGCTGTTTCAAATCAGATAATTCTTTAAGCTGCGATATAATTATACTTAAATTTTCTGAAGATTTATTCCTATCATTTTTAGCATCAGCAATATTTAGCTGTTCTTTTGATGCATGATAATCGGTGATTAACTTAGTGTCAACTATAGAATCATCTGGATTGTAGGAAATTTCTTTTACACCATTAATGAAGCTAATCCCGTCTTCTTGAATTTTTTTACCAGCTCTTCTTATAAAAATCAGAGCATAAGAAAGAAACGTAATTACAATTGCTCCTCCAATTGCTGCAACAAGATATTTTAAATCCATAATGCCTTTAATTATGAATACAACAAAAGTTCCAATTAACGGAATTGAGAATAATGCAATTATAATAATATAAAATATAGCAAGATTCTTTACTATATACATTTGCTTTTCAAAGAATGATTCAGATTTCATTTCCCCTCTACATTCCCCAGACAGTTATAGTTTTATTTTTATTTTTATATATGTCTTTCCTGCAAAAAATTTTTTCTTCCCATGTTTTAGACACACTTCTATCAAAAATTACTAAATGCCCTTCATCTCGACCGACTCTATCCATGTAGTCATAAGTTTGCTCAAGACCCGCAGATATTGTTTTTTCAAGGCTTTTATATAAAATTTTAAGCTCAATTACCTCTTTTTGAATCCCTTTTGGATAAGGCCAAATTACCATTAAATCTGTTCTGCCCCTGCCGAGACCATATTCTCTTTCAATTCTACCTCCTGAATTCACAACTCTTTGGAGAAAAGCTTGTATCAAAAGTTGAGGCCCTGCTTCTTTATATTCAAATCTTTCTACCCAATGTTCTGAATGTTCTCTGAAAAATTCTTGAAATGCTTTTAATAATTTCAGCATGTCTAAGCTTCCATCTGGTGAAATATACCATGAAGATTTAATTTTAGACGCTAAATTGTATTGAGTAATTATTGTAAGCTCTCTTGGAATAACTTCTCTATAAATCGGATTTGAAATTTTAAGTTCAGAATTATCTTTTTTTATAAGTCCTAAATCTATTACGTATTGAATATCATCTGGATTTATCTTTTCAATATATTTGCCTTCCATCATCGGACTTATAACGTTTTGAACTCTTTCTTCACGTAATTTATCTGCTAATTGGTCAAGATGAGTTTCCCTCCTCAAAATTAGATTCTCTTTCGCTTGTATTACCATCGCCTCTGTAATTGACTTTGTTCTATCTCTTCCGCCCTTCATATCAAAAGAAACTTCATAAGCCAATGCATTAACCAGCCAAGGCTGACCTTGAGTATATTCCCAAATTAAATCTTTTGCTTTAAAATCAAATTTCTGACCTGTCTCTTTTGTATGCTCTTCGAGTAAAGCATCAACTTCAGAATGAACAAAATTTCCAAGCCTCAAAGATTTAGCTTTAATATTGAAGGCACTGCCTCCTGTAATAATTGCTTTTTCTTTATCAGAATGAATACGGTAATCACGAACATCTCTAACTCCACATAAAATTATTGATTGAGGAAAATTAACTGGCCGTCTGTCATAACCTGAACGGATTTGTCTTAACACTGAAATCAAGGTATCGCCAACTAACGCATCTATTTCGTCTATAAGAAGAACTAAAGGAACTGAAAGAGTAGGACACCATTCAGTTAAAGCTTGATTTAAGACTGAAATATAGGCGGTTTCATCAAACATCTTCGGCAAAATAGTCTCTATAAAATTATCATTCAAATAGATTTTTGCCCTTAAAGCCAATTCCTGAATTATAGCCTTCATACCTTGTTGGATATTCTCCCTTGCTGCTTGAGCGCCTTCTACATTTATATACAAGCATTTAAACTTATTTTCTTTATTTAAATATTCCATCAAGGCTAAAAGACTTGATGTTTTGCCTGTTTGCCTTGGCGCATGCAAAACAAAATATTTTTCCTGCTCAATTAAATATAAAATTTCTTCTAAATTAATTCTATTAAGAGGTGATAAGCAGTAATGCTTTTCAGGATTAATTGGTCCTGCTGTGTTAAAATAACGCATATTTTTCTCCTTACATTACGACGCAATCGTTATAGTTTCATTTCTGCGAAAAATTATGTCATCGTAATATTATAATGTCAAATTAGTTTTAAATTGAAGATAATCGGATATGTTTTATAGAAAAAGGCGATTCAGCCTCGCCCTTTGTGGGCAGGGCTGTTAAGTTCTAAACTATTAGTAAAAACAAGCGCTAATAGCAAAACTGTGAAAAGTTTGAAGCTTATCCCCTCTCCCTTGACGGGCAATGCTGTTGACTTAAGAATAAAATTAATTTTTTATGTTTTTAAGTCCCGTAGGGACGGTCTGTTTGTAGCAATTATGACAATTCCTAAATTTAAGCTCCGTAGGAGCGACCTGTTAAGGGATGGTTACTTTTTTTGTCTTGAACTGTGATTAAAATGATTAAATGAAAACTATGATTATAATTGATATTCAAAGTGTATCTAAATCATAGTTAATCAGAAAATCAAAAAAATCATAGTTCAGACAATAATAATTAAACAGGTCGCTCCTACGGAGCTAAAATTTAAATTATCGCAATTACTACAAACAGGCCGTCCCTACGGGACTTTTATGTTAAGTCAACAGCATTGTCCCGCAAGGGGAGGGGTGATTATGAAAAAATTACACCATTTTATGAGAACTTAACAGCCCTGCTCTTTGTGGGCGAGGTAATTGACTTACCTCATATAAAAATCATTAATTGCTTTAACAACTATTTCGACGTCCTCTTTAGTCATCTCATAATACATAGGAAGCCTTAAAACTCGTTCGCTCAAGTCGTTTGTATTGTCCATACTACCGTTAACTCTGCCATATTTTTTACCGGCTGGTGATGAGTGAAGGGGAACATAATGAAAAACAGTAATTATTTCTCTATCTTTTAAATATTTAATTAAGCTTGTGCGCTCTTCAAGGGAACTCGTTATAATATAAAAAATATGTCCATTGCATATGCACATATTTTCAATGAAAGGCAAACGAATAAACCCTCGATCTTCAAGGGGTTTAAGCATATCATAATATAGGCTAAAAACATTGCACCGTGCTGAAATTATCTTTTCGCTTTGTTCAAGCTGACCATATAAAAATGCTCCAACAAGCTCACTCGGAAGATAAGAAGATCCGATATCTACCCATGTATATTTATCAACCTCTCCTCTAAAAAATTTATTTCTATTAGTTCCTTTCTCCCTAATAATTTCGGCACGCTCTATGAATTTTTTATCATTAACTAATAATGCTCCACCTTCCCCGCTTATTATATTTTTTGTTTCGTGAAAACTTAAACATCCGAGATGCCCTATTGTTCCAAGATATTTGCCATTATATGTAGAAAGTAACGATTGAGCCGCATCTTCAATAACAATTAAATTATATCTATCTGCAATATCGAGTATTTTATCCATATCGCAGGAAATTCCGGCATAATGAACAGGAACAATAGCTTTTGTTTTTGGCGTTATAGCTTCTTCAATCAGGCTTTCATCAATATTTAAAGTATCTTTTCGTATATCAATAAAAACAGGAATTCCGCCTCTAAGGACAAAAGCATTGGCTGTAGATACAAAAGTAAATGAAGGCATTATAATTTCATCACCAGACTGAATATCCGATAAAATTGCCGCCATTTCTAATGCTGCGGTGCAAGAATGGGTTAAAAATGCTCTTTTACATTTAAGCCTGTCTTCAAACCAACGATGGCATAGTTTTGAAAATGTCCCGTCTCCAGAAAGATGGCTTTCAAAAACAGCTCGAGCTATATAATACAATTCTTTTCCAGCTATAAAGGGTTTATTAAAAGGAATTTTCATGTTTTTCTGCACTCTAAAATTATATGGGTATAAGGAATAAATAATAAATCATTTCTAATATTTATACTAACTAAAGGGAAAATTGCCCTTGCAAGTTTTTCGTATCCAAAACGATTTCGCACAAACTTTCCTCTATCGTTGCTGATTATATATTTTGCAATTTTAGATTGATTATTAGAATAGCATGGAT
This region of Desulfobacterales bacterium genomic DNA includes:
- a CDS encoding ATP-binding protein produces the protein MRYFNTAGPINPEKHYCLSPLNRINLEEILYLIEQEKYFVLHAPRQTGKTSSLLALMEYLNKENKFKCLYINVEGAQAARENIQQGMKAIIQELALRAKIYLNDNFIETILPKMFDETAYISVLNQALTEWCPTLSVPLVLLIDEIDALVGDTLISVLRQIRSGYDRRPVNFPQSIILCGVRDVRDYRIHSDKEKAIITGGSAFNIKAKSLRLGNFVHSEVDALLEEHTKETGQKFDFKAKDLIWEYTQGQPWLVNALAYEVSFDMKGGRDRTKSITEAMVIQAKENLILRRETHLDQLADKLREERVQNVISPMMEGKYIEKINPDDIQYVIDLGLIKKDNSELKISNPIYREVIPRELTIITQYNLASKIKSSWYISPDGSLDMLKLLKAFQEFFREHSEHWVERFEYKEAGPQLLIQAFLQRVVNSGGRIEREYGLGRGRTDLMVIWPYPKGIQKEVIELKILYKSLEKTISAGLEQTYDYMDRVGRDEGHLVIFDRSVSKTWEEKIFCRKDIYKNKNKTITVWGM
- a CDS encoding HAMP domain-containing histidine kinase, producing MNGNDIVVECPPSEKASIEDLKRQSDYFLNFGEPFNLMDYMLEMVLVLNDKRQIVYSNQIMLDILGIENKNKLIGLRPGDALSCMHADKCLGGCGMTPFCTKCGALQAILLSQKGQICSNECRIVRKKGEEQTSIDLKVKTKPFQFNGENFLLFTGIDISHEKRRKVLERVFFHDILNLAGGLKGYISLISGYDFPKEKVSKYHKNIDLIADEIIGEIESQKDLLNAENNELYVNIVPITSVMLLKQIKDIYSRNPVSLEKKIVIDSKSEAIVFFSDKKLIQRVLGNLIKNALEAINSGDAVTIGCKSHDNEIEFFVHNNGCMAQSVQLQIFKRSFSTKGTGRGLGTYSVKLFTEEYLKGKVDYKTSKDAGTVFMVRYPINLQI
- a CDS encoding SHOCT domain-containing protein codes for the protein MKSESFFEKQMYIVKNLAIFYIIIIALFSIPLIGTFVVFIIKGIMDLKYLVAAIGGAIVITFLSYALIFIRRAGKKIQEDGISFINGVKEISYNPDDSIVDTKLITDYHASKEQLNIADAKNDRNKSSENLSIIISQLKELSDLKQQNIIDEDEFQRLKQRLLNIS
- the rffA gene encoding dTDP-4-amino-4,6-dideoxygalactose transaminase, which gives rise to MKIPFNKPFIAGKELYYIARAVFESHLSGDGTFSKLCHRWFEDRLKCKRAFLTHSCTAALEMAAILSDIQSGDEIIMPSFTFVSTANAFVLRGGIPVFIDIRKDTLNIDESLIEEAITPKTKAIVPVHYAGISCDMDKILDIADRYNLIVIEDAAQSLLSTYNGKYLGTIGHLGCLSFHETKNIISGEGGALLVNDKKFIERAEIIREKGTNRNKFFRGEVDKYTWVDIGSSYLPSELVGAFLYGQLEQSEKIISARCNVFSLYYDMLKPLEDRGFIRLPFIENMCICNGHIFYIITSSLEERTSLIKYLKDREIITVFHYVPLHSSPAGKKYGRVNGSMDNTNDLSERVLRLPMYYEMTKEDVEIVVKAINDFYMR